Genomic segment of Ktedonobacteraceae bacterium:
ATATGGCCATTCGACGCGGTGAAGCGGATGTAATCATCGCCGGGGGAGCTGAGGCCCCGCTACAACCATACATGTTACTCGTCCTCTCTCATAGCAACTTCTGTGCCAGGGGAGATGATCCACAAGCCTATCGCCCGTTTGATCGACGCGCCGCCGGTTTCCTGCTCGCCGAAGGAGCCGGTATGTGTATCCTGGAAGAGTACGAGCATGCACAACGACGTGGCGCATCAATCTACGCGGAAATCGCCGGCTTTGGGCAAACCAATGATCCGCACGCATTGGAACAGGCTCCTACAAGTAGCAGGCAATACGCGCGCGCACTGAGCCTTGCCATGCGAGATGCGCAATTGTCGCCACATGAAATTGGCTACTTCAGCCTTGATGGGCGCGCTTTGCCCATATTCGACGCAAGCGAAGCAGAAGCCCTGCACTCGGTATTTGGTTCCGAGATTGCAAACATAGCCCTCAGTGTTCCGCGGACGATGCTCGGTCATAGCTTCGCCGCAGCAGGCGCGCTGGATACCATCACTGCCATACTTGTGCTTCAACACGGTATTGTTCCACCGACCATCAACTGTGAGGAATTAGATCCCAGCTATGGTTTAGACCTTGTACGTGATGAACCTCGTACATTGACCGGGACAGCCGCTCTCGTTGGTGGGCGTAGTCTCACAGGCGTCAATGTCGTTCTGGCCCTGAAACGCCTTTAGGTGTTGCCGGAAAAGTTCGTAATTGGCCCTCGTCCAATAGTTGATGCGAGTTGAGGTGATACAATCCTACATGATGCATCAGGAAATGATCGACATAAAGCAATATGTTTCCGTAATCATCGTTGGTGCGGGACCGACCGGACTCACTCTGGGCAATTTGCTTGGCCTGCAGGGCGTCGATACCCTGATTCTCGAACGCAATCCTGCTCTGAATGACTTTCCCAGGGCCATCGCCATTGATGATGAGGGCCTGCGTGTTTTACAGGCGGCAGGACTGCTTGAACCTATGCTACGACACATACTGTTGAATGTCAGCGCGCACTATGTCTCAGGCAAACGCCTGTTCGCCCGGGTCGCTCCCACAGCCAACAGGAATGGCTTCCCGCTCATCTCGACCTTCCACCAGCCGGAGTTCGAAGCTATCCTGCTCGCGGGCCTTAAACGCTTCACCTGCGTCGATATTGCCTTTCAACATACCGTTGAAACTTTCGAGCAGAGCACGCAAAACGTTGCTGTGACCGTTCGCGCCCCTGATGGAAGCCTGAAAACAATGCGCTGTGCCTATCTTCTGGCTTGCGATGGCGGCAAGAGT
This window contains:
- a CDS encoding beta-ketoacyl synthase N-terminal-like domain-containing protein, yielding MEHHTTRRVVVTGLGVIAPNSIGKQAFWQATSNGISGIKRFQRFSDADLSIQVGGEVSNFAPEDYIEHKLADRTDRMTHFALVSAQEALQDAAIEMTREDPYRVGAVIANTFGGTEYAVEQVNNLYTRGPRTMSAFTSIAWLPVANVGQVSIRYNIRGYSKVTLNNTVGGLDALGLAYMAIRRGEADVIIAGGAEAPLQPYMLLVLSHSNFCARGDDPQAYRPFDRRAAGFLLAEGAGMCILEEYEHAQRRGASIYAEIAGFGQTNDPHALEQAPTSSRQYARALSLAMRDAQLSPHEIGYFSLDGRALPIFDASEAEALHSVFGSEIANIALSVPRTMLGHSFAAAGALDTITAILVLQHGIVPPTINCEELDPSYGLDLVRDEPRTLTGTAALVGGRSLTGVNVVLALKRL